CTTCCAGGGCAATGGCTTTGCCCGAAGTCTTCTGCTGAGTCTCTTCAGCCGCCTGGACCATATGGCCTGCGGAGCCGGCGGTGATCGCCACGCCAATTGCAGACGCCAGCAGGCGTGGTGAACTGACAGCGGATGGTGGTTGTTGGCGTGACATGGTGATTCCCCTCCCCAAGGATTTGAGGCGGCGGAATATAGGGGAAAGAAACATTTGTTATCAATTGCGAAATATTGCTATTCGCACTTAATTTACATTCTTTACAATTTGCCTTTACGGTTTTTACGTTCTCATGCGTCCCGGGGTTTTACACAGTCAATAAGAATCAATATCATTGACGGCCTTTCGCTCTGCAGGTACCTGGCCATGTTGCTGCACATCCCTGGCGTGTTCACCCGTGACGAGGTCGGGCGCATCCGTGAAGCCCTGGAACAGGCGGACTGGGCGGACGGCAAGATCACCGCCGGTTACCAGTCGGCCAAGGCCAAGCACAACCTGCAACTGCCGGAAGGTCACCCGCTGGCCCAGGAGATCGGCGCGGCGATGCTCGATCGCCTGTGGCAGAACCCGCTGTTCATGTCCGCCGCCTTGCCGCACAAGGTGTTTCCGCCGCTGATCAACTGCTACACCGCCGGCGGCAGTTTCGATTTTCATATCGACAACGCGGTGCGCCAGCCCAAGGGCAGCCCGGAGCGGGTGCGTACGGACCTGTCGTCGACCCTGTTCTTCAGCGACCCCGAGGATTACGAAGGCGGCGAGCTGGAGATCCAGGACACCTTCGGCCTGCAGCGGGTCAAGCTGCCGGCGGGGGACATGGTGCTGTATCCAGGCACCAGCCTGCACAAGGTCAACCCGGTGACCCGGGGCGCTCGCTACGCCTCATTCTTCTGGACCCAGAGCCTGGTGCGCGAAGATAGCCAGCGCGCCTTGCTGTTCGAGATGGACGGCGCGATCCAGGAGCTGACCCGGGACGTGCCCGACCATCCTTCGCTGGTCCGCCTGACCGGCACCTACCACAACCTTTTGCGTCGCTGGGTCGAGGTGTAAGCCGTGACTTTTCAACTTCGTCGCGAGGAGCTCCTCGACGGCGCGCAACTGAGCGCCATGCTTGAGGAGAGCCCGGCCCGCGCCGCCCAGGCGGTGCTGGCCGCTGCTTCCGAGGGGCTGCTGGACGCCCAGGCGCTGCTGGGGCAGATCCTCCTCGACGGTCGCGGCATCCAGCAGGATCAACCCCTGGCGGTGCGCTGGTTCGAGATCGCCGCACAACGCGGGCACCTGATGGCGCGCAACATGCTCGGGCGCTGCCATGAGCACGGCTGGGGTTGCCCGGCGGATGCCGCCCGCGCGGCCGGGCACTATCGCCTGGCGGCCGAGGCGGGGCTGGACTGGGGGCTGTACAACTACGCCAACCTGTTGGCCACCGGTCGCGGCGTGGTGCAGAACCATGCCTTGGCCCTGGCCTGCTACCGTCGAGCGGCGGACCTTGGCCATGCCAAATCGATGAACCTGCTGGGGCGCTACCTGGAAGAAGGGCTGGTGTGCCAGGCCGACCTCGAAGCAGCTCGGGACTGGTACCGGCGCTCGGCCGAAGGCGGGGATTTTCGCGGGCAGTTCAGCCATGCGGCAGTGCTGGCCGATGCCGGGCGTATCGACGAAGCCGTGGAGTGGCTGAAGCGCGCCCTGGCCGGCGGCAATCTGAACTTCCTCCGGGTGGCATGCGCCGCGCTGCTCAATGCCACGCATCCCGAGATTCGCGAGCTGGCCCAGGCCTATCAGCGGCGGGCGGTGGAACTGGGCGACGCACCGCAATGACCTGTAGGAGCTGGCTTGCCAGCGAAGGGGCTAGACCCGGGCAATGAGTCGTCTGCGTTTCGCGAGCAAGCTCGCTCCTACAAGGAAGGATGTGTGATTCAGGTACAAAAAAGCCCATGACAGGTCATGGGCTTTTTCTTGCAGCTAAGCGCAGTCTTTAAACGTAGAAGGCCTTCAGCGGCGGGAAGCCGTTGAATTCCACCGCGCTGTAGCTGGTGGTGTAGGCGCCGGTGGACAGCCAGTACAGGCGGTCGCCGATGGCCAGGTTCAGTGGCAGCCCGTACTTGTAGTTCTCGTACATGATGTCGGCGCTGTCGCAGGTCGGGCCGGCGATCACCACTTCTTCCACTTCACCTTTCTTCTCGGTCCAGATCGGGAACTTGATGGACTCGTCCATGGTTTCGATCAGGCCGGAGAACTTGCCCACGTCGGTGTACACCCAGCGCTCGACGGCGGTGCGGGATTTGCGCGCCACCAGTACTACTTCGCTGACCAGGATGCCGGCGTTGGCGATCAGCGAACGGCCTGGCTCGAGGATGATTTCCGGCAGGTCGTCGCCGAAGTCTTCCTTGAGGAAGCGGATGATTTCCTCGGCATAGGTTTCCAGGCTGTTGGTGCGGGTGATGTAGTTGGCCGGGAAGCCGCCACCCATGTTGATCAGCTTCAGCTCGATACCGTCTTCTTCCTTGAGGCGCTCGAAGATCACCTTGACCTTGGCAATGGCGGCGTCCCAGACGCTGA
The DNA window shown above is from Pseudomonas protegens CHA0 and carries:
- a CDS encoding Fe2+-dependent dioxygenase, whose amino-acid sequence is MLLHIPGVFTRDEVGRIREALEQADWADGKITAGYQSAKAKHNLQLPEGHPLAQEIGAAMLDRLWQNPLFMSAALPHKVFPPLINCYTAGGSFDFHIDNAVRQPKGSPERVRTDLSSTLFFSDPEDYEGGELEIQDTFGLQRVKLPAGDMVLYPGTSLHKVNPVTRGARYASFFWTQSLVREDSQRALLFEMDGAIQELTRDVPDHPSLVRLTGTYHNLLRRWVEV
- a CDS encoding tetratricopeptide repeat protein; amino-acid sequence: MTFQLRREELLDGAQLSAMLEESPARAAQAVLAAASEGLLDAQALLGQILLDGRGIQQDQPLAVRWFEIAAQRGHLMARNMLGRCHEHGWGCPADAARAAGHYRLAAEAGLDWGLYNYANLLATGRGVVQNHALALACYRRAADLGHAKSMNLLGRYLEEGLVCQADLEAARDWYRRSAEGGDFRGQFSHAAVLADAGRIDEAVEWLKRALAGGNLNFLRVACAALLNATHPEIRELAQAYQRRAVELGDAPQ
- a CDS encoding type III PLP-dependent enzyme; the encoded protein is MSINVEDYFARETFQKMKSFADQQETPFVVIDTQMISQAYDDLRAGFEFAKVYYAVKANPAVEIIDLLHEKGSSFDIASIYELDKVLGRGVNPANISYGNTIKKSKDIRYFYDKGVRLYATDSEADLRNIAKAAPGSKVYVRILTEGSTTADWPLSRKFGCQTDMAMDLLILARDLGLVPYGVSFHVGSQQRDISVWDAAIAKVKVIFERLKEEDGIELKLINMGGGFPANYITRTNSLETYAEEIIRFLKEDFGDDLPEIILEPGRSLIANAGILVSEVVLVARKSRTAVERWVYTDVGKFSGLIETMDESIKFPIWTEKKGEVEEVVIAGPTCDSADIMYENYKYGLPLNLAIGDRLYWLSTGAYTTSYSAVEFNGFPPLKAFYV